In Clostridium sp. DL-VIII, the following proteins share a genomic window:
- a CDS encoding ABC transporter permease produces the protein MIRVRIVKAKKLSKKKKASLQLLAVLLALVLTGIFILFMGHNPIEVYISMISGSFGTGHRISETIVKTIPLVIAGLGIGIAFKMKFWNIGGEGQMLMGGFGATLIALNFTNLPRVLLIPIMIVTGILCGGLWALIAGILKAKFKTNETIITLMLNYIALKWITYLQYQRWKDPASLGFPKIANFSDNAVLPKVFGIHIGWIIALVLVLLVHVFLNYTKKGYEISVLGESENTAKYAGMNVKKVILLTTFISGGLVGLAGVIQASAVTNTLNIQLTSNVGNTAIIVSWLSGLNAIWTFVVSVAFAVLIQGASYIQTAFQIPQAAADIIQSTILFCVLGCQFFLQYRVVFEVSAKSKMETNMTERGESYGN, from the coding sequence ATGATTAGGGTGAGAATAGTTAAAGCTAAAAAATTAAGTAAAAAGAAAAAGGCATCCCTTCAATTACTTGCAGTTTTACTTGCATTAGTATTAACTGGTATTTTCATTTTATTTATGGGTCACAATCCGATTGAAGTGTATATATCAATGATAAGTGGATCCTTTGGTACTGGACACAGAATCAGCGAAACAATTGTAAAGACAATACCTCTTGTAATAGCAGGCTTAGGTATAGGCATAGCTTTTAAGATGAAATTCTGGAATATTGGAGGAGAAGGTCAGATGCTCATGGGTGGATTTGGAGCAACTCTTATAGCTTTAAATTTCACAAATTTACCTAGAGTTTTATTAATACCAATAATGATAGTTACAGGAATATTATGTGGAGGTTTATGGGCTTTAATAGCAGGAATATTAAAAGCGAAATTTAAGACAAACGAAACTATTATTACTTTAATGCTGAATTATATTGCCCTAAAGTGGATCACATATCTTCAATATCAACGCTGGAAGGATCCAGCATCACTTGGCTTTCCTAAGATTGCAAATTTCAGTGATAATGCAGTTTTGCCAAAAGTATTTGGAATTCATATAGGCTGGATAATAGCACTTGTTTTAGTTCTTTTGGTACATGTATTTTTAAATTACACAAAGAAAGGTTATGAAATATCAGTACTTGGTGAAAGTGAGAATACTGCAAAATATGCTGGAATGAATGTAAAAAAAGTTATACTTTTGACTACATTTATTAGTGGTGGTTTAGTAGGACTTGCAGGAGTAATACAGGCTTCTGCTGTTACAAATACACTTAATATTCAATTAACATCCAATGTTGGTAATACAGCTATAATAGTATCCTGGCTTTCGGGACTTAATGCAATATGGACATTTGTGGTTTCGGTGGCATTTGCTGTTTTAATACAGGGAGCTTCATATATTCAGACAGCCTTCCAAATACCACAGGCAGCAGCTGATATTATACAATCTACAATTCTATTTTGTGTCTTAGGCTGCCAATTCTTTTTGCAGTACAGGGTAGTGTTTGAAGTTTCAGCTAAATCTAAAATGGAAACCAATATGACTGAAAGAGGTGAATCATATGGAAATTAG
- a CDS encoding ABC transporter permease, whose amino-acid sequence MEISLFLSSAVIAGTPLLFATLGCVLGEKVGNLNLGIEGMMLMGAIGGFIIGYNTGNVILAFLCSGLLGAVGALIYAVLTVSLRASQVVTGLALAIFGSGFSSFIGKAYVGQTLSDNFRNALAPAKIPLISDIPFIGAALFNQSAFVYFGYLCAIVIFIYLNFTKYGLNMKMIGENPYAADAAGINVSLYKYANLLIGGALCGLGGSFLSLVYIPSWAENVTAGRGWIAVALVIFIGWNPLKAIFGAILFGGLDILGIRLQGTGIEVNQYFIAMLPYAATIIVLVLGGLKKNNLNSSPQALGEPYFREDR is encoded by the coding sequence ATGGAAATTAGTTTGTTTTTATCATCTGCAGTTATAGCAGGAACACCTTTATTATTTGCTACACTTGGCTGTGTTTTGGGTGAAAAAGTCGGAAATTTGAACCTTGGAATTGAAGGTATGATGCTCATGGGTGCCATTGGCGGATTTATTATTGGATATAACACAGGAAATGTTATTTTGGCATTTTTATGCAGTGGATTACTAGGCGCCGTTGGAGCACTTATATATGCAGTTCTTACTGTATCTCTTAGAGCGAGCCAGGTAGTTACTGGATTAGCCTTAGCCATATTTGGGAGTGGCTTCTCCAGCTTTATTGGAAAGGCTTATGTGGGGCAGACATTGTCAGATAATTTTAGAAATGCTTTAGCTCCTGCTAAGATACCTTTAATAAGCGATATACCTTTTATAGGAGCAGCGTTGTTTAATCAGAGTGCATTTGTATATTTCGGTTATTTATGTGCAATAGTAATTTTTATTTATCTTAACTTCACAAAGTATGGATTAAATATGAAGATGATTGGTGAAAATCCTTATGCAGCAGATGCAGCAGGGATAAATGTTTCCTTATATAAATATGCTAATTTATTGATTGGTGGAGCACTATGTGGACTTGGAGGCAGTTTCTTATCTTTAGTTTACATACCTTCATGGGCAGAAAATGTAACTGCAGGCAGAGGCTGGATTGCAGTAGCGCTTGTAATATTCATAGGATGGAACCCATTAAAAGCAATTTTTGGAGCTATTTTATTTGGTGGATTAGATATATTGGGCATAAGACTACAAGGAACAGGAATAGAGGTTAATCAATACTTTATAGCTATGCTTCCTTATGCAGCTACAATAATTGTATTAGTTTTAGGAGGATTAAAGAAAAATAATCTTAACTCATCACCACAGGCTCTCGGAGAACCATATTTTAGAGAAGATCGGTAA
- the xdh gene encoding selenium-dependent xanthine dehydrogenase, with translation MFKVNINGKDYESKTDMVLMDFLREKLKITSVKDGCREGACGTCTVIIDGKTTRACIQKLSKLEGKKIQTIEGFTERERDVFVYAFSAAGAVQCGFCIPGMVICGKCLIDKNPNPTREDIKQAIRTNICRCTGYAKIEEGILLAAKMLREDLEVPKLKQTGKVGEKTCRVDAKGKTIGTAKYVDDYNFQGMLYGKNVFSKYARAKILSIDTSKAIKMSGVVAVYTAKDIPGNRYIGHLAQDWPGMIDIGEETKCCGDTLAMVVAETKEEAIAAVKAVEIEYEELKPVINPEEAAALNAYQIHGKGFMQFGKFTIPKNNVFDHEEVKRGDAETALANSKFVVEGTFTLPPTEHAFMEPETAIGIPEDEDGVTVITGAQGIYDEYHEISNYLGISMEKIRIQSAVVGGGFGGKEDMSVQHQAALCAYLTKRPVKVFFSRQESINYHPKRHAMEIYCKIGCNENGILQGMKARLTSDTGAYASLGGPVLQRACTHAGGPYNYQNVDIEGNAYYTNNPPAGAFRGFGVTQSCAAVEPLINKLAEKAGISAWEFRYRNAIRPGQSLPNGQIADGGTAMVETLEAVKDDFERYEADSNYYVGIACAMKNAGVGVGVQDIGRCNLKIMDGKVHARSSAGAIGQGIQTVLLQIICETTGLTPEQIIVEHPDTKYTPDSGTTTASRQTTFAGEAAHQASLKLKADLNDGHTLEELEEKEYIGEFEFKTDPIGSIKPNPVSHISYGFATQLVIIDKDGKLVKVIAAHDVGRIINPLSATGQVEGGVAMGLGYGLTEDFPLKGGIPQAKLGTLGVFRANQMPTVEVHLVEKNNPDSVAFGAKGIGEIVCVMGAPACQNAYYKKDGVFRCKYPLENTYYKKQKVTATK, from the coding sequence ATGTTTAAGGTAAATATAAATGGTAAAGATTACGAATCAAAAACAGATATGGTATTAATGGACTTTCTTCGGGAAAAACTTAAGATAACATCTGTAAAAGATGGCTGCAGAGAAGGTGCCTGCGGGACTTGTACTGTTATTATTGACGGGAAGACAACTCGTGCATGTATTCAAAAGCTTTCCAAACTTGAAGGGAAAAAGATACAAACTATAGAGGGGTTTACTGAAAGAGAAAGAGACGTATTTGTATATGCTTTTTCAGCTGCTGGAGCTGTACAATGCGGATTCTGCATTCCAGGTATGGTTATATGCGGTAAATGTTTAATAGATAAAAATCCAAATCCTACAAGAGAAGATATAAAGCAGGCAATTAGGACTAATATTTGTCGATGTACTGGATATGCCAAAATAGAAGAAGGCATTCTTCTAGCAGCAAAAATGCTGAGAGAAGATTTAGAAGTACCTAAGCTAAAGCAAACAGGCAAGGTTGGAGAAAAAACCTGTAGGGTTGATGCTAAAGGCAAAACCATAGGAACAGCGAAGTATGTAGATGATTACAATTTTCAGGGAATGTTATATGGAAAAAATGTATTCAGTAAGTATGCTCGTGCAAAAATATTATCCATTGATACAAGTAAAGCAATTAAAATGTCAGGAGTTGTTGCTGTATATACAGCAAAGGATATTCCAGGAAATAGATACATAGGACACTTAGCTCAAGACTGGCCAGGCATGATTGATATTGGAGAAGAAACAAAGTGCTGTGGAGATACACTTGCAATGGTTGTAGCAGAAACAAAAGAAGAAGCAATAGCTGCTGTAAAAGCAGTGGAAATAGAATATGAGGAATTGAAACCAGTTATAAATCCAGAAGAAGCTGCTGCTCTTAACGCTTATCAAATTCATGGTAAAGGCTTTATGCAGTTTGGTAAATTTACTATTCCTAAAAATAATGTGTTTGATCATGAAGAAGTAAAACGTGGAGATGCGGAAACTGCTCTTGCAAATTCAAAATTTGTAGTTGAAGGTACTTTTACACTTCCACCAACAGAACATGCTTTTATGGAACCTGAAACTGCTATTGGTATTCCAGAAGATGAAGATGGTGTAACGGTGATTACAGGAGCTCAAGGGATTTATGATGAATATCACGAAATAAGTAATTACTTAGGAATTTCTATGGAGAAAATAAGAATACAAAGTGCAGTTGTTGGAGGAGGCTTTGGTGGAAAGGAAGACATGAGTGTACAGCATCAGGCAGCTCTTTGCGCATATCTTACAAAGAGACCTGTAAAAGTATTTTTTAGCCGTCAGGAAAGTATAAATTATCATCCAAAACGTCATGCAATGGAAATTTATTGTAAGATAGGCTGTAATGAAAATGGAATTCTTCAAGGAATGAAAGCAAGACTTACATCAGATACAGGTGCTTATGCATCTTTAGGCGGACCAGTTTTACAAAGAGCGTGCACACATGCAGGTGGTCCTTATAATTATCAAAATGTAGATATTGAGGGAAATGCTTATTATACAAATAATCCACCAGCCGGTGCTTTTCGTGGATTTGGAGTAACTCAGTCTTGTGCAGCTGTAGAGCCTTTAATAAATAAGCTTGCAGAAAAAGCAGGTATTTCAGCATGGGAATTTCGTTATCGAAATGCAATAAGACCTGGTCAGTCATTACCCAATGGGCAGATTGCAGATGGGGGCACTGCAATGGTAGAAACTTTAGAGGCAGTAAAAGATGATTTTGAAAGATATGAAGCAGACTCAAATTATTATGTAGGAATTGCATGTGCCATGAAAAATGCTGGAGTTGGAGTAGGTGTACAAGATATAGGACGCTGCAACTTAAAAATAATGGATGGAAAGGTTCATGCTAGGTCTTCAGCAGGTGCTATAGGACAAGGAATACAAACTGTTTTGCTGCAAATAATTTGTGAGACAACTGGACTAACTCCAGAGCAAATTATTGTAGAGCATCCTGATACAAAATATACACCGGATTCAGGTACCACAACAGCATCACGTCAAACAACTTTTGCTGGAGAAGCAGCTCATCAGGCATCTTTAAAATTAAAAGCAGATTTAAATGATGGACATACCTTAGAAGAATTAGAAGAGAAAGAATACATTGGAGAATTTGAATTTAAAACAGATCCAATTGGATCTATAAAACCAAATCCAGTGAGTCATATTTCTTATGGATTTGCGACACAGCTTGTTATTATTGATAAAGATGGAAAATTAGTTAAAGTGATTGCGGCTCATGATGTAGGAAGAATAATTAATCCACTCTCAGCAACAGGTCAAGTTGAAGGAGGAGTGGCAATGGGACTTGGATATGGATTAACAGAGGATTTTCCGTTAAAAGGTGGAATTCCACAGGCTAAGCTTGGAACTTTAGGAGTTTTTAGGGCAAATCAAATGCCGACCGTTGAAGTGCATTTAGTTGAAAAAAATAATCCTGACAGTGTTGCATTTGGTGCAAAGGGAATTGGTGAAATAGTATGTGTAATGGGGGCACCAGCTTGTCAAAATGCATATTACAAAAAAGATGGTGTATTCAGATGCAAGTACCCTTTAGAAAATACGTATTATAAAAAGCAGAAAGTTACTGCTACGAAGTAA
- a CDS encoding nucleobase:cation symporter-2 family protein: MSNNNLEKESKINEKLPVSKLAILGLQHVLAMYAGAVAVPLIIGGAVGLTPEQLALLVAADLFTCGIATLLQAIGIGPYIGIRLPAILGCTFAAVGPLIIVGKNLGMQTAYGSIIVAAIIVVLVAPLYGKILRFFPTVVTGTVVTMIGLSLVNVGVTSIGGGSGAKDFGSIENLLLAAFVMIVILLSNKFLKGFFQAVSVLNGIILGTIVAAFIGKVDFSAIGNAEWISFVHPFNFGLPQFDLGSIIMMTFVMLTVMIESTGTFLGIGKVCEKEITEKDIVRGLRAEGIATILGGIFNSFPYTTFNQNLGLLALSKVKSRFVVVASGIILVALGLIPKFAALATIIPQPVIGGATTVMFAMVAVAGIQMLSSVDFNKNSNMLVVACSIGIGLGITTVPNLLDNTPTIFKSIFSSGIVSASVVAVILNAFLNHGNKEKDSDI; encoded by the coding sequence ATGTCAAACAACAATTTAGAAAAAGAAAGTAAAATAAACGAAAAGCTGCCAGTAAGCAAGCTTGCTATTTTGGGTTTACAACATGTACTAGCTATGTATGCAGGTGCAGTAGCAGTTCCGTTAATTATTGGAGGAGCAGTTGGATTAACACCAGAGCAATTGGCACTTTTAGTAGCAGCAGATTTGTTTACCTGTGGTATCGCTACTTTATTGCAAGCAATTGGTATAGGACCATATATTGGTATTAGGCTTCCAGCAATTTTAGGCTGTACCTTTGCTGCAGTTGGACCATTAATCATTGTTGGTAAGAACTTAGGAATGCAAACAGCTTATGGTTCAATAATAGTAGCTGCAATTATTGTTGTGTTAGTAGCACCATTGTATGGAAAAATATTAAGATTTTTCCCAACGGTGGTAACTGGTACAGTAGTTACCATGATAGGTCTTTCATTAGTAAATGTAGGAGTTACAAGTATTGGTGGAGGTTCAGGGGCTAAAGACTTTGGAAGCATAGAAAATCTTTTATTAGCAGCATTTGTAATGATTGTCATTTTACTATCTAACAAATTCTTAAAAGGATTTTTTCAAGCAGTGTCTGTTTTAAATGGCATTATTTTGGGAACAATAGTTGCTGCGTTTATTGGAAAAGTAGATTTCTCTGCTATAGGAAATGCAGAATGGATAAGTTTTGTACATCCATTTAATTTTGGCTTACCACAATTTGATCTTGGATCAATAATCATGATGACTTTTGTTATGTTAACAGTCATGATTGAATCAACAGGTACATTCCTTGGAATCGGAAAAGTTTGTGAAAAAGAAATTACTGAAAAAGATATTGTACGTGGTCTTAGAGCAGAAGGAATTGCAACAATTTTAGGAGGAATTTTTAACTCGTTTCCATATACAACATTCAATCAAAATTTGGGACTTTTAGCTTTAAGTAAAGTAAAGAGCCGATTTGTTGTTGTAGCATCTGGTATTATTCTTGTTGCCTTAGGATTAATTCCTAAATTTGCTGCTTTAGCAACTATAATACCTCAACCTGTTATAGGAGGGGCTACAACTGTAATGTTTGCAATGGTTGCAGTTGCAGGAATTCAAATGCTTTCAAGTGTAGATTTTAATAAAAATTCAAATATGCTTGTTGTTGCTTGCTCAATTGGTATAGGACTTGGAATTACTACTGTACCTAATTTACTTGATAATACACCAACAATTTTTAAATCAATCTTTAGTAGTGGTATAGTTTCGGCATCTGTAGTCGCTGTAATTCTTAATGCATTTTTAAACCATGGTAATAAGGAAAAAGATAGCGATATATAA
- the yqeC gene encoding selenium cofactor biosynthesis protein YqeC, producing MKVFECINGEIKEHNLLVKALKIDINKNQTISFVGGGGKTSLIYELGKELSELEKKVIVTTTTHMFMPQNNVVLTGKKEDIIKLLYHENLITVGIKAFEKGICSDKMYKSKEETLEKISGLPMERAKELIELADFVLVEADGSKRLPIKVPAEHEPVILEGSSLVIGVCGIDALGKSIKEICHRADLVSEFLKTDEKHIINPRDMANILTNQKGTRKNVIGSYKIIINKVDIAEELEKAKGVSKELFNFGVKEVIMTTFRNKLQ from the coding sequence ATGAAAGTTTTCGAGTGTATTAATGGAGAGATAAAAGAACACAATTTATTAGTTAAAGCATTAAAAATAGATATTAATAAAAATCAAACCATCTCATTTGTTGGCGGAGGGGGTAAAACAAGTTTAATTTATGAATTAGGGAAAGAATTAAGCGAATTAGAAAAAAAGGTAATTGTAACTACAACTACTCATATGTTTATGCCACAAAATAATGTAGTGCTTACAGGAAAAAAGGAGGATATTATTAAGCTTTTATACCATGAGAATTTAATTACAGTTGGAATAAAGGCATTTGAAAAAGGTATATGTTCTGATAAAATGTACAAATCAAAAGAAGAAACGTTGGAAAAAATAAGTGGTCTTCCAATGGAGAGGGCTAAAGAACTTATAGAATTAGCGGATTTTGTTTTGGTTGAAGCGGATGGATCAAAGAGGCTACCAATTAAAGTGCCAGCTGAACATGAACCAGTAATACTAGAGGGAAGCAGTCTAGTTATTGGAGTATGTGGTATTGATGCTTTAGGAAAAAGTATAAAGGAAATATGTCATAGAGCGGATTTAGTTTCAGAATTTTTAAAGACAGATGAAAAGCATATTATTAATCCAAGGGATATGGCTAATATATTAACAAATCAAAAAGGCACTAGAAAAAATGTAATAGGCTCTTATAAAATTATTATTAATAAAGTAGATATAGCAGAAGAATTAGAAAAAGCTAAAGGGGTATCAAAGGAATTATTCAATTTTGGAGTAAAGGAAGTTATAATGACGACATTTAGAAATAAATTACAATAA
- a CDS encoding transcription repressor NadR translates to MNTLERRNKIKQILYDNNTPISGNLLAKQLNVSRQIIVGDIALLRSEGNEILATPHGYLTTLKENSNYLTKTIACNHKKNEISKEIYTIIDNGGAILDVTVEHPLYGQICGSMHIFSRYDADEFIKKSQLHSSPLLSNLTQGIHLHTISCSNEVILNRVLSALDEKGILMK, encoded by the coding sequence ATGAATACACTAGAAAGGCGTAATAAAATAAAACAAATTTTATATGATAACAATACTCCAATAAGTGGAAACCTCTTAGCAAAACAATTAAATGTAAGCAGGCAAATAATTGTGGGTGACATTGCATTATTACGTTCAGAAGGCAATGAAATATTAGCAACCCCGCACGGATACCTAACCACTCTAAAAGAAAATTCAAATTATCTTACAAAAACAATTGCCTGTAATCATAAAAAGAATGAAATATCTAAAGAGATCTATACAATAATTGACAATGGTGGTGCTATTCTAGATGTAACAGTAGAACATCCACTATATGGTCAAATTTGCGGTTCTATGCATATTTTTTCACGCTATGATGCTGATGAATTTATTAAAAAATCACAATTACACAGTTCACCATTGCTTTCTAATCTAACACAAGGAATTCATCTTCATACTATTAGCTGTAGTAATGAAGTTATCTTAAACAGAGTGTTATCAGCCTTAGATGAAAAAGGAATTCTAATGAAATAA
- a CDS encoding MFS transporter, producing MNKKVGIISAGHLITDIYQGALPAMLPFIIANRNLSYAAAALIIFSANISSSIIQPLFGIYSDRISIPWTLPFGVLCAGIGIGLSGITSNYYLLLFIVALSGIGVASYHPEGARLANKLSGKNKGAGVSTFAAGGNIGFAVGPMITTAILLASGLKGTLLLSIPAIIMGSILIWQLPNFSKLDKDETIINTDFKKIQEEKSIDEWRPFSRLTLTLLCRSIIFFGLNTFLPLYWIHVLKQSEVSGSIALSTLIIVGAFGTLMAGRLADKVGNKKIILIGYSCLIPLMLIFINLTNSTLAGLILIPLGLALYAPYSPMVVLGQKYLPNHMGLASGVTMGLAVTMGGLVSPILGWISDNHGIHTAISCLVIMPFIAVALAIKLPKPKIDSLN from the coding sequence ATGAATAAAAAAGTAGGAATTATAAGTGCTGGGCATTTAATAACAGACATATATCAAGGTGCATTGCCAGCTATGCTTCCTTTTATAATAGCCAATAGAAACTTAAGCTATGCTGCTGCTGCACTAATAATCTTTTCGGCTAATATTAGTTCATCAATAATACAGCCCTTATTTGGGATTTATTCTGATAGAATATCAATTCCTTGGACATTACCTTTTGGAGTTTTATGTGCAGGAATCGGAATAGGGTTATCAGGAATTACCTCCAACTATTATTTATTGCTTTTTATTGTAGCCCTTAGTGGAATCGGAGTTGCTTCTTATCATCCAGAAGGCGCAAGACTTGCAAACAAACTTTCAGGAAAAAATAAAGGAGCTGGAGTAAGTACATTTGCCGCAGGCGGAAATATAGGTTTTGCTGTAGGTCCAATGATAACAACAGCTATCTTACTAGCCTCCGGTTTAAAAGGCACATTACTTTTAAGTATTCCAGCAATTATTATGGGTTCTATTCTTATTTGGCAATTACCAAATTTCTCAAAGCTAGATAAAGATGAAACAATAATTAACACTGATTTTAAGAAAATACAGGAAGAAAAAAGCATTGATGAATGGAGACCATTTTCTAGGTTAACCTTAACACTTCTTTGCAGATCTATAATATTTTTTGGTTTAAATACCTTCTTGCCATTATATTGGATACATGTATTAAAACAGTCAGAAGTAAGTGGAAGTATTGCTTTATCTACATTAATAATCGTAGGTGCATTTGGTACTCTTATGGCTGGAAGACTTGCTGACAAGGTAGGAAATAAGAAAATAATATTAATTGGCTATTCTTGCTTAATCCCTTTAATGTTAATATTTATAAATCTTACTAATTCTACACTAGCCGGCTTAATATTAATTCCATTGGGACTTGCCTTATATGCACCATACAGTCCAATGGTAGTACTTGGTCAGAAATATTTACCAAATCACATGGGATTAGCATCAGGTGTAACAATGGGGTTAGCCGTGACAATGGGAGGTTTAGTTTCTCCAATATTGGGATGGATATCTGATAATCACGGAATACATACAGCAATTTCATGTTTAGTGATCATGCCATTTATTGCAGTCGCACTTGCGATAAAGCTTCCTAAACCAAAAATTGATTCACTTAATTAA
- a CDS encoding LysR family transcriptional regulator, translated as MDIKQLKYFLTIVEEGQITAAAKRLNISQPPLSLQLKLLEEELGVILFKRNSRNLELTEAGLILQHKSEQLISLFTSTINELKDLNEGTKGTLNIGTVGSAGVTILPQKIYEFNKKYPNITFQVWEGGSFRITELLNNGVIDIGFVREPFNTNKYNSLYIQDKNLEKEFNDLFVTIAKPKFYENIEKNTIPLNDLKDKPLIIHRRFHNIIEDACAEKGFVPKIICENDEIMSSLSWAKVGIGIAIVPFTSSNLIPDVNLKIKKIIEPSIESKSALIWISNKYISTIARHFIKSFDKNIKF; from the coding sequence ATGGATATTAAGCAACTTAAGTATTTTCTTACTATTGTTGAAGAAGGGCAAATAACAGCTGCTGCAAAGCGCCTAAATATATCACAACCGCCTCTTAGTCTGCAACTAAAATTATTAGAAGAGGAATTAGGCGTAATTTTATTTAAAAGAAACAGTAGAAATTTAGAGTTAACGGAAGCGGGACTAATTCTTCAGCATAAATCTGAACAGTTGATAAGTTTATTTACTTCTACTATTAATGAGCTGAAAGATCTAAATGAAGGTACAAAAGGAACTCTGAATATAGGAACTGTTGGTTCAGCAGGTGTTACAATACTTCCTCAAAAAATTTATGAATTCAATAAGAAATATCCTAATATAACTTTTCAGGTATGGGAAGGGGGAAGTTTTAGAATTACAGAATTACTAAATAATGGAGTTATTGATATTGGATTTGTAAGAGAACCATTTAATACCAATAAATATAACTCGTTGTATATACAAGATAAGAATTTAGAGAAGGAATTTAATGATTTATTTGTAACAATTGCTAAACCAAAATTTTATGAAAATATAGAAAAGAACACAATTCCTTTGAATGATTTAAAAGATAAGCCACTCATAATTCATCGAAGATTTCATAATATTATTGAAGATGCTTGTGCTGAAAAAGGTTTTGTACCTAAAATTATTTGCGAAAATGATGAAATTATGTCTTCTCTTAGTTGGGCGAAGGTTGGAATAGGCATTGCCATTGTTCCATTCACTTCTTCTAATTTGATACCAGATGTAAATTTAAAAATTAAAAAAATTATAGAGCCGTCAATAGAATCAAAGTCAGCTTTGATATGGATTTCAAATAAATATATATCTACTATTGCGCGGCACTTCATAAAAAGTTTTGATAAAAATATAAAGTTTTAA
- a CDS encoding NAD(P)-dependent oxidoreductase has product MKIGFIGLGAMGKPMALNLIASGYEVYVYDVAEEIIKEMEAEKGIPCSTPVELARKVDVIISSLPNAKIVESVMLGKNGVLKGCNKGVTIIDMSSVAPNTTKEISKIAQDYKLTYIDAPVSGGVTGAKNGTLTIMVGSDKETFEKVSPILNILGKNIYHVGPVGSGDAIKVVNNLLLGCNMAALAEALILGVKCGLSAETMHEIIKVSSGRSYAFEAKMDKFIMADNFSGGFAVDLQYKDLGLALEAAKDTHMPLPITSATSQIFEAARAKGLGKEDMSSIIKVWEDLTGINIH; this is encoded by the coding sequence ATGAAAATTGGATTTATCGGTTTAGGAGCTATGGGTAAACCAATGGCATTAAACCTTATTGCATCTGGATATGAAGTATATGTTTATGATGTAGCAGAGGAAATAATTAAAGAAATGGAAGCTGAAAAGGGAATTCCTTGCTCTACTCCCGTTGAATTAGCAAGGAAAGTAGATGTAATAATAAGTTCTTTACCAAATGCTAAAATAGTCGAGTCAGTAATGTTAGGTAAAAATGGTGTGCTTAAGGGTTGTAATAAAGGTGTTACAATAATTGATATGAGCAGCGTAGCTCCAAATACAACAAAAGAAATTTCTAAAATTGCACAAGATTATAAATTAACATATATTGATGCGCCTGTAAGTGGCGGAGTTACTGGTGCAAAAAATGGTACTCTAACAATTATGGTTGGCAGTGATAAAGAAACTTTTGAAAAAGTCTCTCCTATTTTAAATATTCTTGGAAAAAATATTTATCATGTAGGACCAGTTGGTTCTGGAGATGCAATTAAAGTTGTAAACAACTTACTTCTTGGCTGTAACATGGCTGCTTTAGCAGAAGCTTTGATTCTTGGAGTAAAATGTGGATTAAGTGCTGAAACCATGCATGAAATTATAAAAGTAAGTTCTGGAAGAAGTTATGCCTTTGAAGCTAAAATGGATAAATTCATTATGGCAGATAATTTTTCAGGTGGATTTGCAGTTGATTTACAATATAAAGATTTAGGCTTAGCACTTGAAGCAGCAAAAGATACGCATATGCCATTGCCTATCACCTCTGCTACATCTCAAATTTTTGAAGCAGCACGTGCAAAAGGCCTTGGAAAAGAAGATATGTCATCTATAATTAAAGTTTGGGAAGATTTAACTGGAATAAACATACATTAA